A portion of the Nitratidesulfovibrio termitidis HI1 genome contains these proteins:
- a CDS encoding carbonic anhydrase has protein sequence MPAPDLGRFIAGFRRFQKSWFCRDHNLFENLVEEQAPKALVIACSDSRVDPALLLDCNPGDLFVVRNVANLVPPYEAHTTTQHGVSAALEFAVRSLKVEDIIILGHARCGGIKALLSGAAGDRDDTEFLSRWVSIAAPAQERVQQTCPHCSDQELHRACEQESILVSLENLMTFPWLCKRVERGELSLHGWFFDLEKGELLGWDAATKTFQPMVRECA, from the coding sequence ATGCCCGCACCCGATCTTGGCCGCTTCATCGCCGGTTTTCGGCGTTTTCAGAAAAGCTGGTTCTGCCGCGACCACAACCTGTTCGAAAACCTGGTCGAAGAGCAGGCACCCAAGGCGCTGGTCATCGCGTGCAGCGATTCGCGCGTGGACCCGGCCCTGCTGCTGGACTGCAACCCCGGCGACCTGTTCGTGGTGCGCAACGTGGCCAATCTGGTGCCCCCGTACGAGGCGCACACCACCACCCAGCACGGGGTCAGCGCCGCGCTGGAATTCGCCGTGCGCAGCCTGAAGGTGGAAGACATCATCATTCTGGGCCACGCCCGCTGCGGCGGCATCAAGGCGCTGCTTTCCGGCGCGGCAGGGGACCGGGACGACACGGAGTTCCTGTCGCGCTGGGTCAGCATTGCCGCGCCCGCGCAGGAACGGGTGCAGCAAACCTGCCCGCACTGCTCGGACCAGGAACTGCACCGCGCCTGCGAGCAGGAATCCATACTGGTTTCGCTGGAAAACCTGATGACCTTCCCGTGGTTGTGCAAACGGGTGGAGCGGGGCGAACTTTCGCTGCACGGCTGGTTCTTCGACCTGGAAAAGGGCGAACTGCTGGGCTGGGACGCGGCCACGAAGACCTTCCAGCCCATGGTGCGCGAATGCGCCTGA
- a CDS encoding hybrid sensor histidine kinase/response regulator: MPFHPLKGSIRKRLALLILMSALPTLVLTVALGLQARNTAIEDATQGLQGFVRTAAEAQVRATTATRLLMENLSRVPDVQRVDIAACTRIFVNVLRINQQRYSALHLVDLDGNILATGGASSGVNFANVKHFKDALTTRGFVVGEYQLGVSLGVPVLPFGCPVIGPDGNIRAVLLASILLSSYGDLFAEMRFPPDSFFGVCDHQGVRLFRYPATDGLPIGQPVHGPVFTAARADGEEGLVEDMGSEGVLRLVAFRKIRTGPEAPPYMYLFAGTPKARIHAQALEILWRDLGILLLMVVLTLSSGWFLGGRNMGRRLEDLAAAATRIGEGDLNTRVEPERGVTEIDILARSFNDMALALERDMGARLRTEAELREARSQAEAANHAKSLFLANMSHELRTPLNGLLGMLQLIKGNENANERDAYLDLAQRSGRRLTDLLGDLLDLSRIEAGGMRTQSRPFTLASTFAALAETFSPMHQSKRVPLVLDCAPEIPPVLVGDEVHLRQILFNLVGNAMKFTEKGEVRLEVFPLPPKPTDEVLLLFIVSDTGIGIPDDKLDHIVHPFAQVEESYTRSHQGAGLGLAIVRNLVIAMGGTLQFVSEVGQGTSVCMTLSFNLPDGTMRGAPPEDAPVCAGHDGLCVLLVEDDEVSRLCARRLLEQMGHEVTTTANGAQALDALRAKRFDCVLMDVQMDVMDGVEATRHIRSGVSGVLDARIPVIAMTAYAMAGDREKFLAEGMDGYVSKPVMVTELTAAIASVMARRKPT; encoded by the coding sequence ATGCCGTTTCATCCACTCAAGGGGTCCATTCGCAAGAGGCTTGCGCTGCTGATCCTCATGTCCGCGCTGCCCACGCTGGTCCTTACCGTCGCCCTTGGGCTGCAGGCCAGAAACACGGCCATCGAAGACGCCACGCAAGGGCTGCAGGGATTTGTCCGCACTGCCGCCGAAGCCCAGGTGCGGGCCACCACGGCAACCCGGCTGCTCATGGAAAACCTGTCCCGCGTCCCGGACGTGCAGCGCGTCGACATCGCGGCCTGCACGCGCATCTTCGTCAACGTGCTCCGGATCAATCAGCAACGCTATTCCGCCCTGCATCTGGTTGATCTGGATGGCAACATCCTGGCCACCGGCGGCGCATCTTCCGGCGTCAACTTCGCCAACGTGAAGCATTTCAAGGACGCCCTGACGACCAGGGGCTTCGTCGTGGGCGAGTATCAACTCGGGGTCAGTCTGGGCGTTCCCGTGTTGCCTTTCGGTTGCCCGGTGATCGGGCCGGACGGGAATATCCGTGCCGTATTGCTGGCCAGCATCCTGCTGAGCAGCTATGGCGACCTGTTTGCCGAAATGCGCTTTCCGCCGGACTCCTTTTTCGGCGTCTGCGACCATCAGGGCGTGCGCCTGTTCCGCTATCCCGCAACCGACGGCCTGCCTATCGGCCAGCCCGTGCACGGCCCCGTATTCACCGCCGCCAGGGCCGACGGAGAGGAAGGCCTTGTGGAAGACATGGGGTCCGAGGGGGTACTGCGCCTTGTGGCCTTCCGGAAAATTCGCACCGGCCCGGAAGCCCCGCCCTACATGTACCTGTTCGCGGGCACTCCCAAGGCAAGAATTCATGCCCAGGCGCTGGAAATCCTGTGGCGCGACCTGGGCATCCTGCTGCTGATGGTGGTCCTTACGTTGTCCAGCGGCTGGTTTCTCGGTGGTCGCAACATGGGGCGCAGGCTGGAAGACCTTGCCGCTGCGGCGACACGCATCGGCGAAGGCGACCTGAACACGCGCGTCGAGCCGGAGCGGGGGGTTACCGAGATCGACATCCTGGCGCGGTCATTCAACGACATGGCCCTGGCGCTGGAGCGGGACATGGGGGCGCGCCTCCGTACCGAAGCCGAACTGCGCGAGGCCAGAAGCCAGGCAGAAGCCGCCAACCATGCCAAAAGCCTGTTCCTGGCGAACATGAGCCATGAACTGCGCACCCCGCTCAATGGCCTGCTGGGCATGCTGCAACTCATCAAGGGCAACGAGAATGCCAACGAAAGGGACGCATATCTGGACCTTGCGCAGCGCTCCGGCCGCCGCCTGACGGATCTTCTGGGCGACCTGCTGGACCTGTCGCGCATCGAGGCCGGGGGCATGCGCACCCAGAGCAGGCCCTTTACGCTGGCCAGCACCTTCGCGGCCCTGGCGGAAACGTTTTCGCCCATGCACCAGAGCAAACGGGTGCCCCTGGTGCTCGATTGCGCTCCGGAAATCCCCCCGGTGCTCGTGGGGGATGAGGTCCATCTGCGGCAGATACTGTTCAACCTCGTGGGCAACGCCATGAAGTTCACCGAAAAGGGCGAGGTCCGCCTTGAGGTCTTTCCGTTGCCCCCCAAGCCCACCGACGAAGTGCTGCTGCTGTTCATCGTCAGCGATACCGGCATCGGCATTCCGGACGACAAGTTGGACCATATCGTCCACCCCTTTGCGCAGGTGGAGGAAAGCTACACCCGGTCCCACCAGGGGGCCGGACTTGGCCTCGCCATCGTGCGCAACCTTGTGATCGCCATGGGTGGCACACTGCAATTCGTCAGCGAGGTGGGGCAGGGCACCAGTGTCTGCATGACCCTGTCCTTCAACCTGCCCGACGGGACAATGCGTGGCGCGCCGCCGGAAGACGCCCCCGTGTGTGCCGGACACGACGGGTTGTGCGTCCTGCTTGTCGAGGACGACGAGGTGAGCCGCCTGTGCGCCCGGCGGCTGCTGGAACAGATGGGGCACGAGGTGACGACGACCGCCAACGGGGCGCAGGCGCTGGATGCCTTGCGCGCCAAGCGTTTCGACTGTGTGCTCATGGACGTGCAGATGGACGTGATGGACGGCGTGGAGGCCACGCGCCACATCCGGAGCGGCGTTTCCGGGGTGCTGGATGCGCGGATTCCGGTCATCGCCATGACCGCCTACGCCATGGCGGGCGACAGGGAAAAGTTCCTGGCCGAAGGCATGGACGGATACGTGTCGAAGCCGGTCATGGTCACCGAACTCACAGCCGCCATCGCCAGTGTCATGGCCCGGCGCAAGCCCACCTGA
- a CDS encoding cation diffusion facilitator family transporter, giving the protein MQPHDYETALREKNAAALSSVLAAVLLTALKLGVGLSTNSLGILSEAAHSGLDLVAAAVTWFAVRISSRPPDARHPYGHGKIENLSALVETLLLLVTCGWIVWEAMHRLFVEPEVVVPSAWGLGVMGVSIVVDISRSRMLRRVARKYNSQALEADALHFSTDIWSSAVVIVGLLALLAADLLPQGSALRPMLERADAVAALAVCAIVVHVSLSLGRRAVDALLDGGDAGLAGRIETAVNAQPGVVRVERTRVRESGPHAFVDMTIIVGAELSLDAAHEITQQAEAAVREVAPGADVTIHFEPQQAGERGVLDRIRCVAAAHALPVHAVEVVEAQPEAAAPHDLMVELHVELEGRMTLADAHARVSAFEEALRAELGPLHVATHIEPAPDAAGAAGAAGAASPTPSRLLESPRVQAAVQAAADAEPGVCDCHHMHVRRQGEDISLSFHCRMAPETPVTEAHRVSAALEARLRASLPELHRVVVHMEPVGE; this is encoded by the coding sequence ATGCAACCCCACGATTACGAAACCGCCCTGCGCGAAAAGAACGCCGCCGCGCTGTCCTCGGTGCTGGCCGCCGTGCTGCTGACCGCACTCAAGCTGGGGGTGGGCCTGTCCACCAACAGTCTGGGCATCCTGTCGGAAGCGGCCCACAGCGGGCTGGACCTGGTGGCCGCCGCCGTCACGTGGTTTGCGGTGCGGATATCCTCGCGCCCGCCCGACGCGCGCCATCCCTATGGCCACGGCAAGATCGAGAACCTTTCCGCCCTGGTGGAAACGTTGCTGCTGCTGGTCACCTGCGGGTGGATCGTATGGGAGGCCATGCACCGGCTGTTCGTGGAGCCGGAAGTCGTGGTGCCGTCGGCCTGGGGGCTTGGGGTGATGGGCGTGTCCATCGTGGTGGACATCTCGCGTTCGCGCATGCTGCGCCGCGTGGCCAGGAAGTACAACAGCCAGGCCCTGGAGGCCGACGCGCTGCACTTTTCCACCGACATCTGGTCATCCGCCGTGGTCATCGTGGGCCTGCTGGCCCTGCTGGCGGCGGACCTGCTGCCGCAAGGCTCGGCCCTGCGCCCCATGCTGGAACGCGCCGACGCCGTGGCCGCCCTTGCGGTGTGCGCCATCGTGGTGCACGTCAGCCTGAGCCTTGGTCGCCGCGCCGTGGATGCCCTGCTGGACGGCGGCGACGCAGGCCTTGCCGGGCGCATCGAAACTGCCGTGAATGCTCAGCCCGGCGTGGTGCGGGTGGAACGCACCCGGGTGCGTGAAAGCGGGCCGCACGCCTTCGTGGACATGACCATCATCGTAGGAGCGGAACTGTCGCTGGACGCGGCCCACGAAATCACCCAACAGGCGGAAGCGGCCGTGCGCGAGGTGGCCCCCGGCGCGGACGTGACCATCCATTTCGAGCCGCAGCAGGCCGGGGAGCGGGGCGTTCTGGACCGCATCCGTTGCGTGGCCGCCGCCCACGCGCTGCCGGTGCACGCCGTGGAAGTCGTCGAGGCGCAGCCAGAGGCCGCAGCCCCTCACGACCTGATGGTGGAACTTCATGTAGAACTTGAAGGCCGGATGACGCTTGCCGACGCGCATGCCCGGGTCTCTGCCTTCGAAGAAGCCCTGCGCGCCGAGTTGGGGCCGCTGCACGTTGCCACGCACATCGAACCCGCGCCAGATGCGGCAGGCGCGGCAGGCGCAGCGGGTGCGGCAAGCCCCACGCCATCCCGCCTGCTGGAATCGCCGCGCGTTCAGGCCGCCGTGCAGGCCGCCGCCGACGCGGAACCCGGCGTGTGCGACTGCCACCACATGCACGTCCGCAGGCAGGGCGAGGACATATCGCTCAGTTTCCACTGCCGCATGGCCCCGGAAACTCCCGTCACCGAAGCGCACCGCGTGTCCGCCGCCCTGGAGGCGCGCCTGCGCGCCAGCCTGCCCGAGTTGCACCGGGTGGTGGTGCACATGGAACCGGTGGGAGAATAG
- a CDS encoding DUF1653 domain-containing protein, giving the protein MPQDDTITARAGVGQADNRPDGPDSALSSATAFGHPFYRHFKGRYYQVVGEALDTATEGRVVVYRTLYPSGHGLFTRPYDEFHGWKDSADGSRVRRFTPVHHADLPADARTHVVAVLPLPTE; this is encoded by the coding sequence ATGCCGCAAGACGACACCATCACAGCTCGCGCCGGGGTCGGCCAAGCCGACAACAGGCCCGACGGGCCTGACTCCGCATTGTCCAGTGCAACCGCGTTTGGCCACCCCTTCTACCGCCATTTCAAGGGACGCTACTATCAGGTGGTGGGTGAGGCGCTGGACACGGCCACGGAGGGCAGGGTGGTGGTGTACCGTACCCTGTACCCGTCCGGCCATGGGCTGTTCACGCGCCCATACGACGAGTTCCATGGCTGGAAGGACAGCGCCGATGGATCGCGCGTGCGCCGGTTCACGCCGGTGCACCACGCCGATCTTCCTGCCGACGCCCGCACCCATGTCGTAGCCGTACTGCCCCTGCCGACCGAATAG
- a CDS encoding LutC/YkgG family protein — protein sequence MSSTARDRIFARLHAARTTVSPYVPQGGTWQAPMLDKAQRIELLKKRMETVRSEVHVLPEAEWPAKLAELLKAREAKTLTYGHDAWFGGTLRSKIKGKGLPKLVPYGENVEAFRDELFGIDVGITSTLGGIAENGTLIVWPTPQEPRLLSLVPTVHVALLKADTIYSTLAEAMREMRWAESMPTNALLISGPSKTADIEMTLAFGVHGPKELIVLVLE from the coding sequence ATGAGTAGCACCGCCCGCGACCGCATCTTTGCGCGCCTGCACGCGGCGCGCACCACTGTTTCGCCCTACGTGCCGCAGGGCGGCACCTGGCAGGCCCCCATGCTGGACAAGGCCCAGCGCATCGAACTGCTGAAAAAGCGCATGGAAACCGTACGCTCGGAAGTCCACGTGCTGCCCGAGGCGGAATGGCCCGCCAAGCTGGCGGAACTGCTGAAGGCCCGCGAGGCCAAGACCCTGACCTACGGCCACGATGCGTGGTTTGGCGGAACCCTGCGTTCCAAGATCAAGGGCAAGGGACTGCCCAAGCTGGTGCCCTACGGCGAAAACGTGGAGGCCTTCCGCGACGAACTGTTCGGCATCGACGTGGGCATCACCTCCACCCTGGGCGGCATTGCCGAAAACGGCACGCTCATCGTCTGGCCCACCCCGCAGGAACCGCGCCTGCTCTCGCTGGTGCCCACGGTGCACGTGGCGCTGCTGAAGGCCGACACCATCTACAGCACCCTTGCCGAGGCCATGCGCGAGATGCGCTGGGCCGAGAGCATGCCCACCAACGCGCTGCTTATCTCCGGCCCGTCCAAGACGGCGGACATCGAGATGACCCTGGCCTTCGGGGTGCATGGGCCCAAGGAACTGATTGTGCTGGTGCTGGAATAG
- a CDS encoding LutB/LldF family L-lactate oxidation iron-sulfur protein, which produces MGSQHLDFTANVTEALADRQLRANFKSALTGLMKKRVAVLPDAEERERMRDDAEAAKRKALSKLPELLERLERKCTENGIIVHWAETTAEANEIILGIMRSHDATRLVKGKSMVSEEMHLNHFLETHGIEALETDLGEFIIQLNHEPPSHIIVPAVHKNRQQVGRIFADNLEGIPYTDVVEELNAIARKTLREKFRTGHVGLSGVNFAVAETGTLVLVENEGNGRMCTTVPPVHVAVMGLEKVVESLADLPPLLRLLTASATGQLVTTYVNCITSPRKDGEKDGPKEIHLVILDNGRSKMLADAQLRSTLQCIRCGTCLNHCPVYIRIGGHAYGSVYPGPIGKILTPQIDGLADKGVLATASSLCNACEEVCPVRIPIPGIIRRMRTEAYDEKGDGVVKGHGAKKNLLETLVWKGWELTYRIPALNRFVVSMLGKFGDKLPNVGPLKAWTSVRTAPRFAPKSLHQLAKEEGIRHE; this is translated from the coding sequence ATGGGTAGCCAGCACCTCGACTTCACGGCCAACGTCACCGAGGCCCTTGCCGACCGTCAGTTGCGCGCCAACTTCAAGTCGGCCCTTACCGGTCTGATGAAAAAGCGCGTGGCCGTGCTGCCCGACGCGGAAGAACGCGAACGCATGCGTGACGACGCGGAAGCCGCCAAGCGCAAGGCACTGTCCAAGCTGCCGGAACTGCTGGAACGGCTGGAACGCAAGTGTACGGAAAACGGCATCATCGTGCACTGGGCCGAAACCACCGCAGAGGCCAACGAGATCATTCTGGGCATCATGCGCAGCCACGACGCCACCAGGCTGGTGAAGGGCAAGTCCATGGTCTCGGAAGAGATGCACCTGAACCACTTTCTGGAAACCCACGGCATCGAGGCGCTGGAGACGGACCTTGGCGAGTTCATCATCCAGCTGAACCACGAGCCGCCCTCGCACATCATCGTGCCCGCCGTGCACAAGAACCGCCAGCAGGTGGGGCGCATCTTTGCCGACAACCTGGAAGGCATTCCCTACACCGACGTGGTGGAAGAGCTGAACGCCATCGCCCGCAAGACCCTGCGCGAAAAGTTCCGCACCGGGCACGTGGGCCTTTCCGGCGTCAACTTTGCCGTGGCCGAAACGGGCACCCTGGTGCTGGTGGAAAACGAGGGCAACGGGCGCATGTGCACCACGGTGCCGCCGGTGCACGTGGCCGTCATGGGTCTTGAAAAGGTGGTGGAATCGCTGGCCGACCTGCCGCCTCTGCTGCGCCTGCTGACGGCATCCGCCACGGGCCAGTTGGTCACCACCTACGTCAACTGCATCACCAGCCCCCGCAAGGACGGCGAGAAGGACGGCCCCAAGGAAATCCACCTGGTCATCCTGGACAACGGCCGCTCGAAGATGCTGGCCGACGCCCAACTGCGCAGCACCCTGCAGTGCATCCGCTGCGGCACCTGCCTGAACCACTGCCCGGTGTACATCCGCATCGGCGGGCACGCCTACGGCTCGGTGTATCCCGGCCCCATCGGCAAGATACTTACCCCGCAGATCGACGGGCTGGCCGACAAGGGCGTGCTGGCCACCGCATCCAGCCTGTGCAACGCCTGCGAAGAGGTATGCCCGGTGCGCATCCCCATTCCGGGCATCATCCGGCGCATGCGCACCGAAGCGTACGACGAGAAGGGCGACGGCGTGGTCAAGGGCCACGGAGCCAAGAAGAACCTGCTGGAAACCCTGGTCTGGAAGGGCTGGGAGCTGACCTACCGCATTCCGGCGCTGAACAGGTTCGTGGTGTCCATGCTGGGCAAATTCGGCGACAAACTGCCCAACGTCGGCCCGCTGAAGGCCTGGACCAGCGTGCGCACCGCGCCGCGCTTCGCGCCCAAGAGCCTGCACCAACTCGCCAAGGAAGAGGGGATCCGCCATGAGTAG
- a CDS encoding (Fe-S)-binding protein — MAHTFTYPRDVKTVYYFGTCLVDMSFPQAGMAGIHLLRRAGVEVVFPQEQSCCGQPAYNSGFLEEARAVARAQIKAFSKAGWPIVVPSGSCAGMMRHHYPEMFANDPEYFDVRKFSERVFELGDFLHNALHVRYEDKGKPVKVTWHSSCHAMREMGATAAAKALIGQLSNVELVEIEREYECCGFGGTFSIKQPEISAAMVADKVEDIRATGASAILSGDCGCLMNIGGAMERTGVPVAPRHLAEFIWERING, encoded by the coding sequence ATGGCCCATACCTTCACTTATCCACGCGACGTGAAAACCGTCTACTACTTCGGCACCTGCCTCGTGGACATGTCGTTCCCGCAGGCGGGCATGGCGGGCATCCACCTGCTGCGCCGCGCCGGGGTGGAAGTGGTCTTTCCCCAGGAACAGTCGTGCTGCGGCCAGCCCGCGTACAATTCCGGCTTTCTCGAAGAAGCCAGGGCCGTGGCCAGGGCGCAGATAAAGGCGTTCTCAAAGGCCGGCTGGCCCATCGTGGTGCCTTCCGGCTCGTGCGCGGGCATGATGCGCCACCATTACCCGGAAATGTTCGCCAACGATCCGGAATATTTCGACGTGCGCAAGTTTTCCGAACGGGTCTTCGAACTGGGCGACTTTCTGCACAACGCCCTGCACGTGCGCTACGAAGACAAGGGCAAGCCGGTGAAGGTCACGTGGCATTCCTCGTGCCATGCCATGCGCGAAATGGGGGCCACGGCCGCGGCCAAGGCGCTCATCGGCCAGCTTTCCAACGTGGAACTGGTGGAGATAGAGCGCGAATACGAATGCTGCGGCTTCGGCGGCACCTTTTCCATCAAGCAGCCGGAAATCTCCGCCGCCATGGTGGCGGACAAGGTGGAGGACATCCGGGCCACCGGCGCATCCGCCATCCTTTCCGGCGACTGCGGCTGTCTGATGAACATCGGCGGGGCCATGGAACGCACCGGCGTGCCCGTGGCGCCCCGACATCTTGCCGAATTCATATGGGAGCGCATCAATGGGTAG
- a CDS encoding SDR family NAD(P)-dependent oxidoreductase, with amino-acid sequence MTATAATTSAQSASRGGIVCITGATAGFGAATARRFAADGWRIIATGRRQDRLDALAAELAELTELGDGNCLPLRFDVRDGDAVRAALESLPEAWRAVDVLVNNAGLALGLEPAHRCSLDDWTTMVDTNIKGLLHVTRALLPGMVERGRGHVVNLGSITGTYAYPGANVYGGTKAFVMQFSRGLRADLHGTGVRVTNIEPGLAESEFSVVRFGGDADRAAKLYEGASALRPEDIAATIAWAVSCPAHVNVSRIEVMPTSQSFGALPVHRA; translated from the coding sequence ATGACCGCCACTGCCGCCACCACTTCCGCCCAATCCGCCTCCCGCGGGGGCATCGTCTGCATCACCGGGGCCACCGCCGGGTTCGGCGCGGCCACCGCCCGCCGCTTCGCCGCCGACGGCTGGCGCATCATCGCCACCGGACGCCGCCAGGACCGCCTGGACGCGCTGGCGGCGGAACTGGCGGAACTGACGGAACTGGGTGACGGCAACTGCCTGCCGCTGCGCTTTGACGTGCGCGACGGCGATGCGGTGCGGGCCGCGCTGGAGAGCCTGCCCGAAGCATGGCGCGCCGTGGACGTGCTGGTGAACAACGCGGGGCTGGCCCTGGGGCTGGAACCCGCCCACCGGTGCAGCCTGGACGACTGGACGACCATGGTGGACACCAACATCAAGGGCCTGCTGCACGTGACCCGCGCCTTGCTGCCCGGCATGGTGGAGCGTGGGCGCGGTCACGTGGTCAACCTGGGGTCCATCACCGGCACCTATGCCTACCCCGGGGCCAACGTGTACGGTGGCACCAAGGCCTTCGTCATGCAGTTTTCGCGCGGCCTGCGGGCCGACCTGCACGGCACCGGCGTGCGGGTGACCAACATCGAGCCGGGGCTTGCGGAAAGCGAATTTTCCGTGGTGCGCTTTGGCGGCGACGCCGACCGCGCCGCCAAACTGTATGAAGGCGCGTCCGCCCTGCGTCCGGAGGACATTGCGGCAACCATTGCCTGGGCGGTGTCCTGCCCGGCCCACGTCAACGTGAGCCGCATCGAGGTCATGCCCACCAGCCAGTCCTTCGGCGCGCTGCCCGTCCACCGCGCCTGA
- a CDS encoding MarC family protein gives MSAIANLFVTTFVKMFFLLTPFFVLTMFLTMTRDMAPQTQRRLAVRVGVAVYAVCMCLYFFGEYIFDLFGITLDAFRIGSGSLLFLSAVALVRDPSPARVQEVNGDISVVPLAIPITVGPATIGALMVMGATVRGPLERVMASLGLLAAVVCVGGILYIGPAIEKLLGRTGISILSKITGLILAALSAQIVFTGVRGFLN, from the coding sequence ATGAGCGCCATCGCCAACCTGTTCGTGACCACCTTCGTCAAGATGTTCTTTCTGCTGACGCCGTTCTTCGTGCTGACCATGTTCCTGACCATGACCCGGGACATGGCACCGCAGACACAGCGCAGGCTGGCCGTGCGCGTTGGCGTGGCCGTATACGCCGTGTGCATGTGCCTGTACTTTTTCGGTGAATACATCTTCGACCTGTTCGGCATCACCCTGGATGCGTTCCGCATCGGCTCCGGGTCGTTGCTGTTCCTTTCCGCCGTGGCCCTGGTGCGCGACCCCTCGCCCGCGCGCGTGCAGGAAGTGAACGGCGACATCAGCGTGGTGCCGCTGGCCATTCCCATCACCGTGGGGCCTGCCACCATCGGTGCACTGATGGTCATGGGCGCCACGGTGCGCGGCCCGCTGGAACGGGTCATGGCCAGCCTGGGCCTGCTGGCCGCCGTGGTGTGCGTGGGGGGGATCCTGTACATCGGCCCGGCCATCGAAAAGCTGCTGGGGCGCACGGGTATTTCCATCCTCAGCAAGATTACCGGGCTGATCCTGGCGGCGTTGTCCGCCCAGATCGTGTTCACCGGGGTGCGCGGGTTCCTGAACTGA
- a CDS encoding outer membrane protein assembly factor BamD — protein sequence MRNALSRLLAVLPPVLLVLLLSGCGIIDYFYLPPPEETAQELFEAGNDSMREKRYGEAAESFSKLKEQFPFSPYTIEAELSLADAHFLDEDYLLAGEAYKEFETLHPRHEAIPYVLYQVGQSRQKAFLSIDRPTTGLTEAIQYYQRLRESYPGTEYAEKAKQHIAECRRLLAERELYIGDFFWRAERYGAAWRRYVYVVENFPEIEDLRDHAEEKSKVAYLKYRQQQSQKVQEQREGSWKRWFNWL from the coding sequence ATGCGTAACGCCCTTTCCCGTCTCCTGGCCGTTCTGCCCCCTGTGCTGCTGGTGCTGCTGCTTTCGGGCTGCGGCATCATCGACTACTTCTACCTGCCCCCGCCGGAAGAAACCGCGCAGGAGCTCTTTGAGGCCGGCAACGACTCCATGCGCGAAAAGCGCTACGGCGAAGCGGCGGAATCCTTCAGCAAGCTGAAGGAACAGTTCCCGTTCAGCCCGTACACCATCGAGGCCGAACTCTCGCTGGCCGACGCCCACTTCCTGGACGAGGACTACCTGCTGGCGGGCGAAGCCTACAAGGAATTCGAAACCCTGCACCCCCGGCACGAGGCCATTCCCTACGTGCTGTATCAGGTGGGGCAGTCGCGCCAGAAGGCCTTCCTGTCCATCGACCGGCCCACCACGGGCCTGACGGAAGCCATCCAGTACTACCAGCGCCTGCGCGAAAGCTACCCCGGCACCGAATATGCCGAAAAGGCCAAGCAGCACATCGCCGAATGCCGCCGTCTGCTTGCCGAGCGCGAGCTGTACATCGGCGACTTCTTCTGGCGTGCCGAACGCTATGGCGCCGCTTGGCGTCGCTACGTGTACGTGGTGGAAAACTTCCCGGAAATCGAGGATCTGCGCGATCATGCCGAAGAAAAAAGCAAGGTTGCCTACCTCAAGTACCGCCAGCAGCAGTCGCAGAAGGTGCAGGAACAGCGCGAAGGCTCGTGGAAGCGCTGGTTCAACTGGCTGTAG